The nucleotide sequence CGCTTCGACAGGAGCCTGAGACTCAACGACGACCTTAAGGTCCTTGATTGGGGTGGTGTCATCGGCAACATTCAGGACAACAGGTGTAAATGCCTTACCCTTTTGGCCGACAAGCTGTCCAACAGAAGCGGTTGGTGCGGTGTTGCCCTTGGCCCGTACCTCAACATTATTGGTGAACGTTGAAGAACGACCGGATGCCTGATCTGTGACCTTGTACGTAACCTGAGTGCGCTGAATGACCTTATTGGTCGCAACGACTAAGACCCAGTTCTTGCCTTCACGAACAACCTTGACACCCTCAGGAGCATTGCCCTGAATAGCAACGTTGAGATCATCGGTCTTGTTGCTGCCATAGCTCAAGGAAATGACACGGCGAGCTTCTTGGTCGCCAACGGTGGCTGTTACATCGCTTACCGCACCAGTCGGCTTGGTCGTGTCCTTGATTGGACGATCAACAACGCTGATCTTGCCCTTTTGGGTGTCCAAGACACGGCCGGCGCCATCCTTCAAGGTTACGGTGATATCGAACTCGCCGACCTTGGAAGGTGTACCGCTGATCTGACGGGTTTTGGGGTTATAGGTAAGCCCGGAACCTTCGGGGATAACAACTTCAATATTGTCGCCAGGCTGTTCACCCGTAATACCAATGGTGATCGTGTTGATTGGGTCACCTACATAGACCTTTTGGTTACCAAGACCAGTGATCTTGGCTGCTGGGTAAACGGCAACTGTGGTCTTGAACTGAGACTTGTTCTTTCCGTCAGTGACCTCAAGAACAACATCCGTGACGTTAATGACCTTTGTGGTCTGAGCAACAAGCTCCCACCCATTGGCACCCTTGCGAACACTGACACCTTCTGGAGCGCTCTTAACCGTAACGGTCAAGTTCTCAACAGGGGTATCAGCATCTTGGAGAGTGATGGGGCGGACCTGTACCGGAGAACCAACACGAGAGATGATGGAGCTGACCTGACCGGTTGGGACAGAGTTATTTGCCTTGGCCTTGATCACCCAGTTAAAGGTGGTCTTGTGCGCTTGACCCTTAACCGTGAATGTCACCTTGTAGGTCTTGACACCACCAGCAACGGTACCAACAATATGGCCGTTCTTGAGACTCAAGCCTTCAGGCAATCCATCAATGACGAGTTGGCCTGCACTCACGCCAGCAGGAAGATGTGGAGCCAGATCCCAATCAACCTTGTCACCAATGTGGTTGGAGCGTTCACTGATCTGAATAACGTTCCAGGTAAAGGTCTTGGTCACACGCTGCTTGTTTACGATCAATGAGACCGTTACTTGCTGTGCACCAGGGGTTGGCGCCGTGGTGCGGCCGACGATCTTGCCGGTTTCGTGGTTGTAGCGCAGACCGGATGGGAGGCCAGCAACCTCAACTTGCTTGAAGTAGGAGGGGTCTACCGGAACGTCAAGAGAAATATCGGTGCCGACCCAGTGAGACTGGTTGGCAATATCCCCAATAACCGTTGGGACATTCTGGTCAACAGAGACGATGGCCGGGAAGGTGGTGGAAAGGCCGGTGTTATCGGTGACCTTAAGTTCGGTCGTGACCTGGCCATCAGTGACCTTCGTAGCTGGAACAACAAGAACCCATGAACCGTCGGCTTGACGTTCTGGCTTAACCTCAGCAGGGTTGTCACCGGAGACAGAAACAGTCAGATCCTTGATGGGGCTATCTGCGTCATAGACGAAGATAGGCTGACGGACTGGCTTCCCAACAACGGTTTCAACAGGCTGGACGAGGCCGATTGGTGCGTAGTGGGGAACCTCAGGCTTTTCCCAGATGCAGATGCCAACCACGACACGGGTCTGTTTTTCTCCATCAGAAATAATGAAAGGAACGCCAGTCAGTGGGATTGGCTTATCACTTGGAACGGTAAGGGTCCAGTGACCATTGGAGCCAGCGAGTTCCCATCCAGCGGGAAGCGGACGCTCGGGGCGAATGGTCAGCTGACCATTAGGAAGCCCATCGTCGAGAGCCTTGATAATCGCGGTGGCCTTTGTCCCTGGGTGACCGGTAGCTTGCTGGGCAATTGGAATAAAGCTTGCGATTGGGGCCTGGTTGACCTTTTGGGAAACAACTTCGACGTTGAACGGTACCGGCTCATTCCTTGCGCCATATTTATCGGTGACAACTACGGCAAGGTTCGAGAAAGAAGCTGCCTTGGATATTGGCACCTCAAGGAACCATGCACCCTCAGTGAAAACAACACGAGAGTTGTCGGGGCGACGTAGTACATCCACCTTGAGGGTACGAATGTCCTGATCGTCACTGACGTTCAATGGTACAAGACCAGTGGAACCTGGACGGTTGGTAGCGTTGAAGCTCACCGACTGCGGTGCTGCCTGTGGTACGGCGTTGCGGGGCTGTACAAGCCAATTGAAATCAAAGCGGTGGGCATAACGACCGCTCTTTACAACAACGCTTACCTCGTACCGTCCAACGGTTGTCACACGACCGGTAATATGACCGTTACGGTCAAAGTGCAGTCCGGGCGGAAGGCCGTACACGCAAATCTGACGAATGTCGTAGCCGCGGAACTCAGCCCACAAGTTGTAATCAACCTGGTCGCCTACCGTATTCGTACGGTTCTGAAGGTTGGCTTGTGGGCGCTGTGGCCACTTCTTTGATTGCGGCACCTGGAAGTGCGGGCGCATCAACCGTGGGTCGTAGTTCTTACGATGGTGGACAAGGGAGAGGTCATCAACCTCGTCGCCACCATCAAGATCTACGGGTGCAACACCGGCAGATTCATTGGCAACAGCCTCGCCTTCTTGGGCAACGGCGGGGTTGACGGGGACGGTCGACAAGACCGAAGCCATTAACCCCAGCGTCATTGCTACGGTTAAAACTTTTTTCGGGGCACCTGAGGCCATAAATTCATTCCTTTTTCGCGTTTACATTTACGAATTTTGGGGCGTTTATATCCCACTAGACGTACCGATAATGCCCCGGTACTAAGCGAAACTCCAAAATAAAAACTTTGCGTATTCTTTTGCTTACAGATGGTGAGCCGTTTAATGAATCGGCGTCAAAAAGTAGTCCTATAGGGCAAGTTAGCGCGACGGGCGAATAGGACGTTTACCGCATCCTTCAAGGAGGCAGAACATCCCGTTGCCTACGCATTAAGCTGCATCTATGACCCCGGTTGATACCTTGCCCCTCCTATTGCCCCATCTCAGCACCGCAACACGAATCATTTGTATGGATGAAGCGGCGGCCACCGTTCTAGACGAACGCCTCCCGCAGACTGAGGTATTCAGTATGGATCCTGCCCGATATAACGGAGCGCCTGTGGACGCTTGTCTACTCCTAGACGGCGATGTTGCCGCACGGGGGGTACAGGGGCCGGTACTCATTGCCAAGGCTATTGATACGACGCGACCAGGGGGGCTAATCGCGGCGTTGGTTCCCAGTCAACGATTCACTCAGGCGTCAGGGAAGGCTGGCGGCATGTTGGCCGAAACATTGCACCATGCAATGGCCGAGCGAGGCCTTGATGTCTTCACGATGCTGGCACCAGGTGCAGGGGCCAACCTCGGTGGCCGACCATACGCGGGGTATGACGACATCACGATAGATCGCACACCGGGACTATTAGATGCTGGTCCCTTTATTCTTGCCCTTGCCCATACTTGGAAAGGCAGCGACGAACGTAGCGCAAACTTTTTCGCGAGCCTACCGATGCGCGTAGCGGCAGCTTCAGCAATTTGTTTCCATCCGGTGACCGGTGAACTGCTTTGCGTCTACGACAACTTTAAACAAGGTTGGACGCTTCCTGGCGGTGTAGTAGATAAACACGAAAGCCCCGAAGAGGGTGCTATACGTGAATGTTTTGAAGAAGCAGGGGTTGCAGTTGAAGTAACAGCATTCGCAGGATTGTTTACCCACTCAAACCCTGAGCGATTGCACTTTTTATATTTTGCATCCCCAGTTGGACAGCACTGGGAACACCCT is from Stomatohabitans albus and encodes:
- a CDS encoding NUDIX hydrolase, translating into MTPVDTLPLLLPHLSTATRIICMDEAAATVLDERLPQTEVFSMDPARYNGAPVDACLLLDGDVAARGVQGPVLIAKAIDTTRPGGLIAALVPSQRFTQASGKAGGMLAETLHHAMAERGLDVFTMLAPGAGANLGGRPYAGYDDITIDRTPGLLDAGPFILALAHTWKGSDERSANFFASLPMRVAAASAICFHPVTGELLCVYDNFKQGWTLPGGVVDKHESPEEGAIRECFEEAGVAVEVTAFAGLFTHSNPERLHFLYFASPVGQHWEHPQTAHPHEIDDVAWFSLDEANKKLNAYMWHKVATCLDVPGKTWPFDPNQQ